In Roseovarius faecimaris, the following are encoded in one genomic region:
- a CDS encoding helix-turn-helix transcriptional regulator — MSLMDVAAELEQVETLDALWPRIVAALRDEGFDFVIYLTVDADFGAPVLMTTHPEIHDGGDLAGDPFLEYCCHSYAPTLTGAAFLPRYDYLPEAARAFILRAEQLGFTAGLAIPVRLQGSSRFGGFNIGTGLDAETFEARYGDGMSRLRTFCLLMHRRLEELQGSAPIFEQGFRRLMVSSPGADSGEELPELTPREREVLFLLAGGLSRKECAASCGISPHTVSDHTKSIYRKLDVRNLVEAARLTKLI; from the coding sequence ATGTCGCTGATGGATGTTGCGGCGGAGCTCGAACAGGTCGAAACACTTGACGCGCTGTGGCCGCGGATCGTTGCGGCGCTGCGGGACGAAGGGTTTGACTTCGTGATCTACCTGACGGTCGATGCCGATTTCGGCGCGCCGGTGCTGATGACCACCCATCCCGAGATCCATGATGGCGGCGATCTGGCGGGGGATCCTTTCCTGGAATATTGCTGCCACAGCTATGCGCCGACGCTGACCGGGGCGGCGTTCCTGCCGCGCTACGACTACCTGCCCGAGGCGGCGCGCGCCTTTATCCTGCGGGCCGAGCAGCTGGGGTTTACCGCGGGGCTGGCGATCCCGGTGCGGCTGCAGGGATCGTCCCGGTTCGGCGGGTTCAATATCGGCACCGGTCTGGACGCCGAGACGTTCGAGGCGCGCTATGGCGACGGGATGTCCCGGCTGCGCACTTTCTGTCTGCTGATGCACCGGCGGCTGGAAGAGCTGCAGGGCAGCGCGCCGATTTTCGAACAGGGGTTCCGGCGGCTGATGGTCTCGTCCCCCGGCGCGGATTCTGGCGAGGAGTTGCCGGAGCTGACCCCGCGCGAGCGCGAGGTGCTGTTCCTGCTGGCCGGGGGGCTGTCGCGCAAGGAATGCGCGGCCAGTTGCGGGATCTCCCCGCATACGGTGTCGGACCACACCAAGTCGATCTATCGCAAGCTCGATGTGCGCAACCTGGTCGAGGCCGCACGGCTGACAAAGCTGATCTGA
- a CDS encoding tail fiber domain-containing protein: MTYSTKTAKAGLLGLAALGLAAGAAQAQSLVVDGSLCVGFDCPATPAFGSDTIRMQENNLRLHFEDTSTAAGFPRNDWRLYANDNANGGSSYFGVEDATAGRFVFRVFAGARSNALTIDSQGDLGLGTATPATDIDIKTGDTPAVRLQQDGTSGFSPQTWDVAGNEAGFFIRDVTSGSTLPFRILTGGAPSQSLVIDGNGDVGIGAGTSPDEALHVVRTNGTAKVLVEEDSGTTAARGLLELRNNGTTFMTLADESAGGETWNIQSNSGEFRFTNATGPGVELAMTISGDMTISGSLTQNSDKHAKMAIVPVDPDEILQKVADLPVSSWMYKDNADLGIRHMGPMAQDFHAAFGLGASDKGISSLDTSGVALAAIKALEAQNAALKAELAAVRTRLDRVESDTARD, from the coding sequence ATGACATATTCAACCAAGACCGCAAAAGCCGGGCTGCTTGGCCTCGCCGCGCTTGGCCTCGCCGCGGGGGCAGCGCAGGCCCAGAGCCTCGTTGTCGACGGTTCGCTCTGCGTCGGGTTCGACTGCCCGGCCACCCCGGCCTTCGGCTCTGACACGATCCGAATGCAGGAAAACAACCTGCGCCTTCATTTCGAAGACACCTCCACCGCGGCCGGCTTTCCCAGAAATGACTGGCGGCTCTATGCCAATGACAACGCCAATGGCGGGTCGAGCTATTTCGGCGTCGAGGACGCCACGGCGGGCCGCTTTGTCTTCCGGGTCTTCGCCGGTGCGCGCTCGAACGCGCTGACCATCGACAGCCAGGGCGATCTTGGCCTCGGGACCGCCACACCGGCCACCGATATCGACATCAAGACCGGCGACACACCCGCCGTGCGCTTGCAACAGGACGGCACCTCGGGCTTCAGCCCGCAGACCTGGGACGTGGCCGGCAACGAGGCCGGGTTCTTCATCCGGGACGTCACCAGCGGCTCGACACTGCCCTTCCGGATCCTCACCGGCGGTGCTCCGAGCCAGTCGCTGGTGATCGACGGCAATGGCGATGTGGGGATCGGCGCAGGCACCAGCCCGGACGAGGCCCTGCATGTGGTCCGCACCAATGGCACGGCGAAGGTGCTGGTCGAGGAAGACAGCGGCACCACCGCCGCCCGCGGCCTTCTGGAGCTGCGCAACAACGGCACCACCTTCATGACGCTGGCCGATGAAAGTGCCGGCGGCGAGACCTGGAACATCCAGAGCAACTCGGGCGAGTTCCGTTTCACCAACGCCACCGGGCCCGGGGTCGAGCTGGCCATGACCATTTCCGGAGACATGACCATCTCGGGCTCGCTGACGCAGAACTCCGACAAACACGCCAAGATGGCGATCGTGCCGGTCGATCCGGACGAGATCCTGCAGAAAGTGGCCGACCTGCCGGTGTCGAGCTGGATGTACAAGGACAATGCTGACCTCGGGATCCGCCATATGGGCCCGATGGCGCAGGATTTCCACGCCGCCTTCGGCTTGGGCGCCTCGGACAAGGGCATCTCCTCGCTCGACACCTCCGGCGTGGCGCTGGCCGCCATCAAGGCGCTCGAGGCGCAGAACGCCGCGCTGAAGGCCGAACTTGCCGCGGTGCGGACCCGGCTCGACCGCGTCGAAAGCGACACCGCGCGCGACTGA
- a CDS encoding tail fiber domain-containing protein, which produces MTHHSSRLLILSAGLGLAAGAAQADFVINDDLIVDGSACIGFDCVNGESFGFDTLRLKENNLRIKAQDTSSSASFPSRDWQITFNESSNGGANKFSIDDIDGGRTPFTIEAGAASHALYVDDGSRIGLSTSTPVVELHVVDGDTPTMRLEQNGSSGFTPQTWDVAGNETNFFIRDATNGSQLPLRIQPGADSNSLFIENTNDVGVGTSTPTTSLHVVRSDGTAKLLVEENSGTAAARGLLELRNNGTTFFTLTDESAGGETWNIQSNSGEFRFTNATGPGVELAMTTAGDMTISGSLTQNSDKNAKMAIVPVDPGEILQKVADLPVSSWMYKDNAHLGIRHIGPMAQDFYAAFGTGASDKGISSLDTSGVALAAIQALASENAELKAQLQAERSQNASQDEMISALTARLDALAAD; this is translated from the coding sequence ATGACCCATCACTCCTCCCGCCTTTTGATCCTGAGCGCAGGCCTTGGCCTGGCCGCCGGTGCCGCCCAGGCCGATTTCGTGATCAATGACGATCTGATCGTCGACGGCTCTGCCTGTATCGGCTTTGACTGCGTGAATGGCGAAAGCTTCGGCTTCGACACGCTGCGCCTGAAGGAAAACAACCTGCGGATCAAGGCGCAGGACACGTCAAGTTCGGCCAGCTTCCCGAGCCGCGACTGGCAGATCACCTTCAATGAAAGCTCCAATGGCGGGGCCAACAAGTTCTCGATCGACGATATCGATGGCGGCCGCACGCCGTTCACCATTGAGGCGGGGGCTGCCAGCCACGCGCTTTATGTCGATGATGGTTCCCGCATCGGCCTGAGCACCAGCACCCCGGTGGTGGAGCTGCATGTCGTCGATGGCGACACACCCACCATGCGGCTGGAACAGAACGGCAGCTCGGGCTTCACCCCGCAGACCTGGGACGTGGCCGGCAACGAGACCAACTTCTTTATCCGCGACGCGACCAATGGCTCGCAACTGCCGCTCCGGATTCAGCCCGGTGCGGATAGCAATTCCCTGTTTATTGAAAACACCAATGATGTGGGTGTTGGCACGAGCACACCAACCACGTCACTGCATGTGGTCCGCTCTGACGGCACCGCCAAGCTGCTGGTCGAGGAAAACAGCGGCACCGCCGCCGCCCGCGGCCTTCTGGAGCTGCGCAACAACGGCACCACCTTCTTCACCCTCACCGATGAAAGCGCCGGCGGCGAGACCTGGAACATCCAGAGCAACTCGGGCGAGTTCCGCTTCACCAACGCCACCGGGCCCGGGGTCGAGCTGGCCATGACCACGGCGGGCGACATGACCATCTCGGGCTCGCTGACGCAGAACTCGGACAAGAACGCCAAGATGGCGATCGTGCCGGTCGATCCGGGCGAGATCCTGCAGAAAGTGGCCGATCTGCCGGTCTCGAGCTGGATGTACAAGGACAATGCCCATCTCGGCATCCGTCATATCGGCCCGATGGCGCAGGATTTCTATGCCGCCTTCGGCACCGGCGCCTCGGACAAGGGTATCTCCTCGCTCGACACCTCGGGTGTGGCGCTCGCCGCCATTCAGGCCCTGGCCAGCGAAAATGCCGAGCTCAAGGCGCAGCTGCAGGCCGAGCGGAGCCAGAATGCGAGCCAGGACGAGATGATCTCGGCCCTGACCGCCCGGCTTGACGCGCTCGCCGCGGACTGA
- a CDS encoding prepilin peptidase, protein MFATVLLLLLSPAIGSFLALLADRLPRGEDVVRRRSFCRACGAGLGLRDLVPVLSFTLSAGRCRHCGAAIPPWLLYMEIGAVGAAVIAAILGQTPLEIWLFAAFLWVLLALLASDLMWFRLPDPLTGALFILALAIAWGTVRLSLSQALWGAVIGVAVFAALRWGYRALRGREGLGLGDVKLMAGLGAALGPHDLPLMLLLASLAALAAALAGRLQSPQSLRPTRPLPFGAALAAATMVLWVAS, encoded by the coding sequence ATGTTTGCCACCGTCCTGCTCCTTTTGCTCAGCCCCGCCATCGGCTCTTTCCTGGCCCTTCTGGCCGACCGGCTGCCGCGTGGCGAGGACGTGGTGCGCCGCCGCTCCTTCTGTCGCGCCTGCGGCGCGGGGCTCGGCCTGCGCGACCTGGTGCCGGTCCTGTCCTTCACGCTGAGCGCCGGGCGCTGCCGACACTGCGGCGCGGCGATCCCGCCCTGGCTGCTCTATATGGAAATCGGCGCGGTGGGGGCGGCGGTGATCGCCGCGATCCTCGGGCAGACCCCGCTGGAGATCTGGCTCTTTGCCGCCTTCCTCTGGGTGCTGCTGGCGCTTCTGGCCAGCGACCTGATGTGGTTCCGGCTGCCCGACCCGCTGACCGGGGCGCTGTTCATACTGGCGCTGGCCATCGCCTGGGGCACGGTGCGGCTTTCGCTGTCGCAGGCGCTCTGGGGCGCGGTGATCGGCGTGGCCGTGTTTGCCGCGCTGCGCTGGGGCTACCGGGCGCTCAGGGGCCGCGAGGGGCTGGGCCTGGGCGATGTGAAGCTGATGGCCGGGCTGGGCGCGGCCCTCGGCCCCCATGACCTGCCGCTGATGCTTTTGCTGGCCAGCCTCGCGGCGCTGGCGGCCGCCCTGGCCGGACGGCTGCAAAGCCCGCAGTCCCTGCGCCCGACGCGGCCGCTGCCCTTCGGGGCGGCCCTGGCCGCGGCCACGATGGTGCTCTGGGTGGCGTCCTGA
- the gspG gene encoding type II secretion system major pseudopilin GspG: protein MQPTAFPLTDPVTDRDRRDAGFSLLELMVVVVILSILALVIVPRVIDRPDQARVARAQSDIAAISSAINLYRLDNFRYPTTEQGLQALVTRPTTEPAAPNWAANGYMDRLPVDPWGQPYQYLAPGVHGDFDVFSYGADGAPGGTGADADIGSWGQS, encoded by the coding sequence ATGCAGCCCACCGCCTTTCCCCTGACAGATCCCGTGACAGACCGTGACAGACGCGATGCGGGATTCTCGCTGCTGGAGCTGATGGTGGTGGTGGTGATCCTGTCGATCCTGGCGCTGGTGATCGTGCCGCGGGTCATCGACCGGCCCGACCAGGCCCGCGTGGCCCGGGCGCAATCGGATATCGCGGCAATCTCCAGCGCCATCAATCTCTACCGGCTCGACAATTTCCGCTATCCCACCACCGAGCAGGGGTTGCAGGCGCTGGTCACGCGCCCCACGACCGAACCCGCCGCGCCGAACTGGGCGGCCAATGGCTATATGGACCGGCTGCCGGTCGATCCCTGGGGCCAGCCCTATCAGTATCTCGCGCCGGGCGTGCATGGCGATTTCGACGTGTTCTCCTATGGCGCCGACGGGGCGCCTGGCGGCACCGGCGCGGATGCGGATATAGGCTCGTGGGGCCAGAGCTGA
- a CDS encoding prepilin-type N-terminal cleavage/methylation domain-containing protein, producing the protein MGPELSPYSQPPQAGFSLIELLVVIAVLAVLSVGAVLSTGRGGPEAGARSDMARFQSSFATQQALAVQGRETLGLRVQGEGLRRARLGPEGWVLADGGQAWQGRVAFSTPAGAFQPGAPDIRFLANGRTSVFSIGFASGGRCESDGWSGLTCTES; encoded by the coding sequence GTGGGGCCAGAGCTGAGCCCATATTCCCAACCGCCACAGGCGGGGTTCTCGCTGATCGAACTTCTGGTGGTGATCGCGGTGCTTGCGGTGCTGAGCGTCGGCGCGGTGCTGAGCACGGGGCGCGGCGGGCCCGAGGCCGGCGCGCGCAGCGACATGGCGCGGTTTCAGAGCAGCTTTGCCACCCAGCAGGCGCTGGCCGTGCAGGGGCGCGAAACCCTCGGGCTGCGGGTGCAGGGCGAGGGGCTGCGCCGCGCCCGGCTGGGCCCCGAAGGCTGGGTGCTGGCCGATGGCGGGCAGGCCTGGCAGGGGCGCGTGGCCTTCTCCACCCCGGCCGGGGCGTTTCAGCCCGGTGCTCCGGATATCCGGTTTCTTGCCAATGGCCGCACCAGCGTCTTTTCCATCGGCTTTGCCTCGGGCGGGCGCTGCGAGAGCGATGGCTGGTCCGGCCTGACCTGCACGGAGAGCTGA
- the gspI gene encoding type II secretion system minor pseudopilin GspI, giving the protein MRRARKNMTRKDRLTRGLTLLELVVAVFVLSLGSIAALRATDQSRVAIGGMPSRVLAQVVARNRAQELQLYGSIGATGLPGEVEMAGRRFQVSVATKATAGGLVEAAVTVRAADGPGAYLVTYVTPLGPGS; this is encoded by the coding sequence ATGCGCCGCGCCCGCAAGAACATGACCCGGAAAGACAGGCTGACGCGCGGGCTGACCCTGCTGGAGCTGGTTGTCGCGGTGTTCGTGCTGTCGCTGGGCAGTATCGCCGCGTTGCGGGCCACCGATCAGTCGCGTGTCGCCATTGGCGGGATGCCAAGCCGGGTCCTGGCGCAGGTGGTGGCGCGCAACCGGGCCCAGGAGTTGCAGCTTTACGGCAGTATCGGTGCCACGGGCCTGCCCGGCGAGGTCGAGATGGCCGGGCGCCGGTTTCAGGTCAGCGTCGCGACCAAGGCCACCGCGGGCGGGCTGGTGGAGGCCGCCGTCACTGTGCGCGCGGCTGACGGGCCGGGGGCGTATCTGGTGACCTATGTCACCCCTCTGGGGCCGGGCTCATGA
- a CDS encoding type II secretion system protein GspJ, which yields MSRVRRHREPRDSGLTLIELVVAMSIFALVAVMGLQSLNISLTLRDRLSTSAAQTGDLGRGLALLRNDLSAALPMVFFPPGQARPASALREMRGAQGFSLSLGGQPGLRLAQGRVDASPRQRVDWRFDPSAQRLTRTAWPTLYPVSDTQQGPEVPVLDGVTGMSLRSFWVGHGWVGGLRPPGGLGSVSSAGAEGSGDKDSASSAPEFYSSALPTAVEITLQTAPYGEIVLLEYLQ from the coding sequence ATGAGCCGGGTCCGCAGACACAGAGAGCCGCGTGACAGCGGCCTGACCCTGATCGAGCTGGTCGTGGCCATGTCCATTTTCGCGCTGGTCGCGGTGATGGGGCTGCAAAGCCTGAACATCAGCCTGACCCTGCGCGACCGGCTGAGCACAAGCGCGGCGCAGACCGGCGATCTGGGCCGGGGGCTGGCGCTTTTGCGCAACGATCTCTCGGCGGCCCTGCCGATGGTCTTCTTTCCGCCGGGCCAGGCGCGCCCGGCCTCGGCGCTGCGCGAGATGCGAGGTGCGCAGGGTTTTTCGCTGTCGCTGGGCGGTCAGCCGGGGCTGCGCCTGGCGCAGGGCCGGGTCGATGCCAGCCCGCGGCAACGCGTGGACTGGCGCTTTGATCCCTCGGCACAGCGGCTGACCCGCACCGCCTGGCCTACCCTCTACCCGGTCAGCGACACCCAGCAGGGCCCCGAGGTGCCGGTGCTGGACGGGGTGACGGGGATGAGCCTGCGCAGCTTCTGGGTGGGGCATGGCTGGGTCGGCGGTCTGCGCCCGCCCGGCGGTCTCGGGAGCGTTTCCAGCGCCGGGGCGGAGGGCTCGGGCGATAAAGACAGCGCCAGCAGCGCGCCCGAATTCTATTCCAGTGCCCTGCCGACGGCGGTCGAGATCACGCTGCAGACCGCGCCTTATGGCGAGATCGTGCTGCTGGAGTATCTGCAATGA
- the gspK gene encoding type II secretion system minor pseudopilin GspK, whose translation MRRARPATRGFVLVNALVMVAALSVVALALLSRAEDGRLQVLATSQAVQLELNLDAYEALARAMLTADPGGADHLREAWARDDNDLPLERGRVAGRMRDLQGAFNLNWLANPEDEASRDAFDRLLLQLGVAPRVGDMIVAQLAPGGSSQIRSVRATGVAEDPPGGVALMLDQLSIPSRDLARLSPHVTVLPGGSRLNVNTTSPQVLASFLPGVNVAALDALFSQRRTEPFLSVDDFIARMVETLGAEQAAALDRERIGVASDWFEVEITARLEGREATRLAVLRRFPLPEGAKVAYRLDKW comes from the coding sequence ATGAGACGGGCCCGCCCCGCGACGCGCGGTTTCGTGCTGGTCAATGCGCTGGTCATGGTGGCGGCCCTGTCGGTCGTGGCGCTGGCGTTGCTGAGCCGCGCCGAGGACGGGCGCCTGCAGGTGCTGGCTACGAGCCAGGCGGTGCAGCTCGAACTCAATCTCGATGCCTATGAGGCCCTGGCGCGGGCGATGCTTACGGCCGATCCCGGCGGGGCGGATCATCTGCGCGAGGCCTGGGCGCGCGACGACAATGACCTGCCGCTGGAGCGGGGCCGCGTGGCCGGGCGGATGCGCGATCTGCAGGGCGCCTTCAACCTCAACTGGCTGGCCAATCCCGAGGACGAGGCGAGCCGCGACGCCTTTGACCGGCTGCTTCTGCAGCTTGGCGTGGCGCCGCGCGTGGGCGACATGATCGTGGCGCAGCTTGCTCCGGGCGGGTCTTCGCAGATCCGCTCGGTCCGCGCGACCGGCGTGGCCGAGGACCCGCCCGGCGGCGTGGCGCTGATGCTCGATCAGCTGTCGATCCCTTCGCGCGATCTGGCGCGGCTGAGCCCGCATGTCACGGTGCTGCCCGGCGGCAGCCGGCTGAATGTCAACACCACCTCGCCGCAGGTGCTTGCCAGCTTCCTGCCCGGGGTGAATGTTGCCGCGCTCGATGCGCTGTTCAGTCAGCGCCGGACCGAGCCTTTCCTGTCGGTCGATGATTTCATCGCCCGCATGGTCGAAACGCTGGGGGCCGAGCAGGCCGCCGCGCTTGACCGCGAGCGGATCGGCGTTGCCTCGGACTGGTTCGAGGTAGAGATAACGGCCCGGCTGGAGGGCCGAGAGGCCACACGTCTTGCGGTGCTCCGGCGCTTCCCGCTTCCTGAAGGGGCCAAGGTCGCTTATCGTCTGGACAAATGGTGA
- the gspL gene encoding type II secretion system protein GspL translates to MNATGEIRTDETVGGLFPDGFVYLAEGAPVLKARQVGLVPGAEVPLMVVSLPAALRGHAREQVAERQMRDALAGGRDIVEIRPFHIPGKEQDWTRVLVADRAAVARWRKMAGPHCRAVLPDYLALPVSAGVWTLACAGETVLARLGPEDGFSASLPVAARLLRDALARGPAPRAIYAPGSLRPELETVFEGYDIAFLREAAPEALKALKLDPPRVLAHGEAGFDLRRDPRAARAALKAAVLPWRWPLLVGAVAAGLWAGAQMLAMTGLEEQTAQYRKATLEMVRADFVPSGPVLDIRSQVGRALAEARVAATGAGQEASPLDLIGLSADVMTAQGAVPDYMDYSAEEGLRALVRVENFAAADDLAAALGEAGLRVTVVESRVSEANDGVRTELRIAGPSGEEGEGG, encoded by the coding sequence GTGAACGCAACCGGCGAGATCAGAACGGACGAGACGGTGGGCGGGCTTTTCCCGGACGGGTTCGTCTATCTTGCCGAGGGCGCGCCGGTGCTGAAGGCGCGTCAGGTGGGGCTGGTGCCCGGGGCCGAGGTGCCGCTGATGGTGGTCAGCCTGCCTGCGGCCCTGCGCGGGCATGCCCGCGAACAGGTGGCCGAACGGCAGATGCGCGATGCGCTGGCCGGTGGGCGCGACATCGTCGAGATCCGCCCTTTCCATATCCCGGGGAAAGAACAGGACTGGACCCGCGTGCTGGTGGCCGACCGCGCGGCGGTGGCGCGCTGGCGCAAGATGGCCGGGCCGCACTGCCGCGCGGTGCTGCCCGATTACCTGGCGCTGCCCGTCTCGGCCGGGGTCTGGACCCTGGCCTGCGCGGGTGAGACGGTGCTGGCCCGGCTTGGGCCCGAGGACGGGTTCAGCGCGTCGTTGCCGGTGGCCGCGCGGCTCTTGCGCGATGCGCTGGCGCGGGGCCCCGCGCCGCGTGCGATCTATGCGCCAGGGTCGCTTCGGCCCGAGTTAGAGACTGTTTTCGAGGGGTATGACATCGCGTTTCTGCGCGAGGCGGCCCCCGAGGCGCTGAAGGCGCTCAAGCTCGATCCGCCCCGGGTGCTGGCCCATGGCGAGGCGGGGTTTGATCTGCGCCGCGACCCGCGGGCGGCGCGGGCGGCGCTCAAGGCGGCGGTGCTGCCCTGGCGCTGGCCGCTTCTGGTGGGCGCGGTGGCGGCCGGTCTCTGGGCGGGCGCGCAGATGCTGGCGATGACCGGGCTGGAGGAACAGACGGCGCAATACCGCAAGGCGACGCTGGAGATGGTGCGCGCCGATTTCGTCCCCTCCGGGCCGGTGTTGGATATCCGCAGCCAGGTCGGCCGTGCGCTGGCCGAGGCGCGCGTGGCGGCCACCGGGGCGGGGCAGGAGGCCTCGCCGCTTGATCTGATCGGGCTGTCGGCCGATGTGATGACCGCACAGGGGGCGGTGCCGGATTACATGGATTACAGCGCCGAAGAGGGGCTCAGAGCGCTGGTGCGCGTGGAAAATTTCGCCGCCGCCGACGATCTGGCCGCCGCTCTGGGCGAGGCGGGGCTGCGTGTCACCGTGGTCGAAAGCCGGGTCAGCGAGGCCAATGACGGGGTGCGCACCGAGCTGCGCATCGCCGGGCCGTCGGGCGAGGAGGGGGAGGGCGGATGA
- the gspM gene encoding type II secretion system protein GspM codes for MSERLIDLLQRLAPRERWLLGLLVLVVLPLALVLGWLWPLQEERQAAEARLAEARALEAWVADRQVEKSRLASPLTAAEIPPAIGASALEQSLISRNLRPFLSALETRGGGEVALRFDEVEFTALMRWMDREDPAWGYRITALRIDRAERPAFVEARLTLVPVAAE; via the coding sequence ATGAGCGAGCGGCTGATCGACCTTCTGCAGCGGCTTGCGCCGCGCGAACGCTGGCTTCTGGGGCTGCTGGTGCTTGTGGTGCTGCCGCTGGCGCTGGTGCTGGGCTGGCTCTGGCCCCTGCAGGAAGAGCGCCAGGCGGCCGAGGCGCGGTTGGCCGAGGCGCGCGCGCTGGAGGCCTGGGTGGCCGACCGGCAGGTCGAGAAATCCCGCCTTGCCAGCCCCCTGACCGCGGCCGAGATCCCGCCCGCAATCGGGGCATCCGCGCTGGAACAGAGCCTGATTTCGCGCAATCTGCGCCCGTTCCTGAGCGCGCTGGAGACCCGCGGCGGCGGGGAGGTTGCCCTGCGCTTCGACGAGGTGGAGTTTACCGCGCTGATGCGCTGGATGGACCGCGAGGACCCGGCCTGGGGCTACCGGATCACCGCGCTCAGGATCGACCGGGCAGAGCGCCCCGCCTTTGTCGAGGCACGGCTGACCCTGGTGCCGGTGGCGGCGGAGTGA
- a CDS encoding IS3 family transposase (programmed frameshift), with amino-acid sequence MAGKREKPEEIVSKLRQVEVLQGQGATIVEAVRQIGVTQQTFYRWRKLYGGMQRSQLARLKELEKENQRLRRAVSDLTLDKLILTEAAKGKLLSPSRRRKCVDHVRQELGVSERRACRALGQHRSTQRKVPQGRADEARLTDDIIELADQYGRYGYRMVTGLLNNAGWCVNHKRVERIWRREGLKVPQKQKKKGRLWLNDGSCVRLRPERPNHVWSYDFVQDRTADGRVYRTLNIIDEYTREALMIRVDRKLNSTDVLDALTDLFILRGPPEWIRSDNGPEFIAQKVRDWIAAVGAKTAYIEPGSPWENGYCESFNARFRDELLNGEIFYTLREAQILIEQWRVHYNTVRPHSALGYRPPAPKSIVPMDQRPTMH; translated from the exons ATGGCTGGAAAACGAGAGAAGCCCGAAGAGATTGTTTCGAAGCTTCGACAGGTTGAAGTTCTGCAGGGGCAAGGCGCGACGATTGTCGAGGCAGTGCGCCAAATCGGCGTGACGCAACAGACGTTCTATCGATGGCGAAAGCTCTATGGCGGGATGCAGCGGTCTCAGCTTGCCCGTCTGAAAGAGCTGGAGAAAGAGAACCAAAGGCTGCGTCGAGCGGTGTCCGATTTGACCTTGGATAAGCTCATCCTGACGGAAGCCGCAA AAGGGAAACTTCTGAGCCCTTCGCGTCGCCGGAAATGCGTCGACCATGTGCGGCAGGAGCTTGGCGTGTCTGAACGCCGCGCCTGCCGCGCACTTGGGCAGCATCGATCGACGCAGCGCAAGGTCCCCCAAGGCCGTGCTGATGAAGCGCGATTGACCGACGACATCATTGAGCTGGCCGACCAGTACGGGCGCTATGGGTATCGCATGGTCACTGGTTTGCTGAACAACGCTGGGTGGTGTGTGAATCATAAGCGGGTTGAACGGATATGGCGGCGTGAAGGGCTGAAGGTTCCACAGAAACAGAAGAAGAAAGGGCGGCTTTGGCTGAACGACGGATCATGCGTGCGTCTCAGGCCCGAACGACCGAACCACGTTTGGTCCTATGACTTCGTGCAGGATCGAACCGCTGATGGGCGCGTCTATCGAACGCTCAACATCATCGACGAATACACCAGGGAGGCGCTGATGATCCGCGTCGATCGCAAACTCAACTCAACCGATGTGCTGGATGCACTGACCGACCTGTTCATCCTGCGTGGCCCGCCGGAGTGGATAAGATCCGACAACGGACCAGAATTTATCGCTCAGAAGGTGCGAGACTGGATCGCCGCCGTCGGAGCAAAAACGGCCTACATCGAACCAGGGTCGCCTTGGGAGAATGGATATTGCGAAAGCTTCAACGCCCGTTTCCGCGACGAGCTACTCAACGGCGAAATCTTCTATACCTTACGCGAGGCTCAAATCCTGATCGAGCAATGGCGCGTCCACTACAACACGGTCAGACCCCACAGCGCATTGGGTTACCGCCCACCCGCGCCCAAAAGCATCGTTCCAATGGACCAGAGGCCCACGATGCACTAA
- a CDS encoding tetratricopeptide repeat protein, translated as MTARSLARAGLVGLCLAALVSCDEGTGIGEKNFQKQYGIARDALERGRYTQAAQAYAQLIPKAGPLAPRLKLEYAHTQLRAGHYDKASQLAQALAQSDDKTLRSAALAVYGTAEHELGAAALQNGDQTTGKRHLKAAQSALGEMLKAHPEMDPLGAMAGRKASIDVRLKSL; from the coding sequence ATGACAGCACGATCCCTGGCCCGGGCCGGTTTGGTCGGCCTTTGCCTTGCCGCCCTTGTCAGCTGTGACGAAGGCACCGGCATTGGCGAGAAGAATTTCCAGAAGCAATATGGCATCGCCCGCGACGCGCTGGAGCGGGGCCGCTACACGCAGGCCGCCCAGGCCTATGCGCAGCTCATCCCCAAGGCCGGGCCGCTCGCGCCGCGTCTGAAGCTGGAATATGCCCATACCCAGCTGCGCGCCGGTCATTATGACAAGGCCTCGCAACTGGCCCAGGCGCTGGCGCAAAGCGATGACAAGACGCTGCGCTCCGCCGCCCTGGCCGTCTATGGCACCGCCGAGCACGAGCTGGGCGCCGCCGCCCTGCAAAACGGCGACCAGACGACAGGCAAACGCCACCTGAAAGCGGCGCAATCGGCCCTGGGCGAGATGCTCAAGGCCCATCCCGAGATGGACCCGCTGGGCGCCATGGCCGGGCGCAAGGCCAGTATCGACGTGCGGCTGAAATCGCTCTGA